CGCCAATGTATGGCTTAGTTTGATATGCGGTAATTTGCCCGATTTTGCGAACAATGGCGGCCATACGCTCGACTTCTTTACAGATTATATCAACAGCTTTTTTCTCACTCTCATTACTTTGGCACTTTCGTCGCAATAGTTCTGCATAGCCCATTATTGAAGTAAGTGGCTGATTAAGTTCATGAGCAGCAGCGCCAGCAAGTTCAACCGCAACAGCTTGACGTTCAGTTAGCTGCAGTTTGCGTTGTACTTGTGATAGTTTTTCTTCAATACGGCGGCGTTCACGTAAGTCAGATAGAATACTCACGGTAGCAACTTCGCGGTTTCCTTCATAAATAATTGCCGCAGTTAAATTAACTGGAACTGTTTCACCGTTGCGTGCAATTAGTTCTTTACGCACCATTTGCAGCCTGCCACGACCACCATAAGCTTCAGAGCGTAATTTTTTCATAACATCCCACGCTTCGCCACGTGGATAGAATACACTCATATTGGCGCGGCCAACCATTTCGCGTGCAGTATAACCAAGCATTTGTTCAGCAGCGCGATTAAACAAAATAACGCTGCCGTCAGTATCAGTGGCAATGATAGCATCAACGGAGCTTTGGATAAGATTTTCGAGAAATTCTTTAGTTTGCCTTAATTCACTCTCAATTTCGCGTAAAGCGGTGACATCACGAAAACTGATTACTACCCCTTCAGGACTAGCTAAGGGGCGAATAGCAGCAGAGATAACGATACTGCCAATATCAATATCATCGCTGGTACCAACAATTAAATCGACATAACCATTCTCATCACCCACAGCGTCACCACGCAGAGCTCGTTCAGATAAAGCGTGACAGTGAGGCAAGAGAAAATCGCGAAAACGACGCGAGGGTAGTTCTTCAAGAGTTTGATGCATCAAGCTGGCAGCAGTAGCATTGGCATAGCGGATTACACCATCAACATCAGTTATAAGCACACCGTCTTTAGCTTGATCGAGAAAATCACGCAGTTCTTTTAGAACAATTAATTGCTCGTCAACCCAAGCTTTGCTGCGTTGTAGAGCTTTTTTTTCGGAAAGGAGCATGTCATGTTCAAGAGCATGGCCTATAGCAATCGCTGTGGTTGAAGAAATGAGATGACCCATGGCAAGCAACTGATCATCAAGTTCACCCATAGGTTCTTCACTTCTAAGAAATAAAGCGCCTACTACTTGGTCTTTTCTAATGAGTGGAAAGAGTACCGCTGCTCGTGGTGGTTGATGTGCTTGTGTAATTTTGCCACGTACCCCAGCTAATAAATTATCAGCAAAAACATCAGCAATAATTAGGGGCTCTTTGGTATTTATAATTTGCTGTAATTCTGGGTAATCATTTACTTTAATGGCAATGTTGGCGAGCGTTTCTTGTTCGCGTTCCATCACCACAAAACCTTCTTGGTTCTGCTGATCAAAGACTACAACCGATACACGTTCTATCGAAAACAATTCTGAGATACGTGATACTGAAAGCTGTAATACATCTTGCAGGTCGGGTTTACGTGCAATCTCACTTATAATTTGCAGTAAACCTGCATTCATGTTGAGTTGTCTAACTAGACGCCACTCAAGATTTTGAGTGGTATTTTCACGTGATAATACTTGCTTTAAATGAGGCAAACTATAAACAATATCATAATAACCAATTGAAAGTAATTCAGCTGCCTTAGCAGCTTCTTTGGGCTTAACCCAAGCAATAATATGTGCTGCCGGTGCATGTTCACGTATATTTTTAAATATTGTGCGTGGATCGGATTCACGACAATCAACTACAACAATATTTGCATCTGGTGGCAACTCAAAAGCCGTGGCAAAGGTACGTAAGCCAGTTTGCGGATGAGGTGATACCAGTACCGCTGAAAAGCTATCGCTTTGTTCATTTGTGTCAATCATGCCTGGTATCCATGAATACGTACGATATTGGGCCGATCAGCAAAACGCCGTGTACCAGCACCAACGCCTATTTTTTCTCCTGTTTTAGTTAATGATGCACCAAATGTTGTCCCTATGGTCGCAAGCGCAGCCGCACCAGTTGGAGTAATAGTTTCACCTAATATTGCCACATCAACAAGTACAATTCCTGTATTATGAACAATTTGTTTTACTGCAGGTACGGGTAACGCTAAGCGACCATGCTGACACAAAACTTCTCCGTGGCCGCTCGCAATCGGGCCCACAGTTACTTCTGGACAACCTAAACTATCATATGCAACAGCGATACCAATAACATCAAGAATTGAATCAAGAGCGGCTACTTCATGCAAATGTACATGATGCAAATCTTGTTGATGGCTTGCAGCTTCAGCATGAGCAAGCAGAGTAAAAATTTTTTTTGCAATTTGATGTGCATTTGTTGTCATTTGTGCGCGAGCAATGATCGCCAACACTTCATCTAGGTTACGACCATGTTCATTAGTACCAGCAGGTATAGAGTGAACATAGCAAGCCTGAATCCCTGTTATTTCTACCTGAGATATTTCTAATTTTAAGTTAGGAATGGCCAAGCTAGCAATGGCAGTATGGATAGGGTCTTGAGTGGCGCCGAGGTCAATTAAAGCTGCAAGCAGCATATCACCAGCAGC
Above is a genomic segment from Deltaproteobacteria bacterium containing:
- a CDS encoding PAS domain S-box protein, with amino-acid sequence MIDTNEQSDSFSAVLVSPHPQTGLRTFATAFELPPDANIVVVDCRESDPRTIFKNIREHAPAAHIIAWVKPKEAAKAAELLSIGYYDIVYSLPHLKQVLSRENTTQNLEWRLVRQLNMNAGLLQIISEIARKPDLQDVLQLSVSRISELFSIERVSVVVFDQQNQEGFVVMEREQETLANIAIKVNDYPELQQIINTKEPLIIADVFADNLLAGVRGKITQAHQPPRAAVLFPLIRKDQVVGALFLRSEEPMGELDDQLLAMGHLISSTTAIAIGHALEHDMLLSEKKALQRSKAWVDEQLIVLKELRDFLDQAKDGVLITDVDGVIRYANATAASLMHQTLEELPSRRFRDFLLPHCHALSERALRGDAVGDENGYVDLIVGTSDDIDIGSIVISAAIRPLASPEGVVISFRDVTALREIESELRQTKEFLENLIQSSVDAIIATDTDGSVILFNRAAEQMLGYTAREMVGRANMSVFYPRGEAWDVMKKLRSEAYGGRGRLQMVRKELIARNGETVPVNLTAAIIYEGNREVATVSILSDLRERRRIEEKLSQVQRKLQLTERQAVAVELAGAAAHELNQPLTSIMGYAELLRRKCQSNESEKKAVDIICKEVERMAAIVRKIGQITAYQTKPYIGGSQILDLSDSPPVDVNGDMSEVKK
- a CDS encoding LarC family nickel insertion protein — translated: MANEADNYLTNTISQQYNQLYVEAVSGAAGDMLLAALIDLGATQDPIHTAIASLAIPNLKLEISQVEITGIQACYVHSIPAGTNEHGRNLDEVLAIIARAQMTTNAHQIAKKIFTLLAHAEAASHQQDLHHVHLHEVAALDSILDVIGIAVAYDSLGCPEVTVGPIASGHGEVLCQHGRLALPVPAVKQIVHNTGIVLVDVAILGETITPTGAAALATIGTTFGASLTKTGEKIGVGAGTRRFADRPNIVRIHGYQA